The proteins below come from a single Xiphophorus hellerii strain 12219 chromosome 14, Xiphophorus_hellerii-4.1, whole genome shotgun sequence genomic window:
- the LOC116733399 gene encoding flocculation protein FLO11-like has protein sequence MLPPVLLLLLLLISGAQASFYGVVFNYAFGNLQPGGYAVPYDFKLSYNSCEEFNTQTCNGYCSGPTYSIDEIGGEWCQKGYAGTFYYPYLDTLVQSVSTSAWTENRNGIVSSKAVLQFDLRNRSDINEPNSSPRTTILPLVRVPSNCQRNINLLVSDPDGDDIRCRYAAGSECDICTPPSVLSLSSSCSLSFSPTNSSDEGPYAVQMVVEDFPRQNVTLTDGSGSQVMKTASDAISTMPVQFVFKVDPAAPSCTEGEYLPRFLPPTPQNGDQINTNVNQTVEIIVRAEAILADTMELLFSGPFGLTKSSSGSGNFTLTWTPSASEAGLNHHLCFVVQANSSGSVYQSDLRCVFVTAGNSPVTAFPPTTTTPPTTTTPPQPTTTPPQPTTTPPQPSTAPPQPSTAPPQPSTAPPQPTTTPPQPSTAPPQPSTAPPQPTTTPPQPSTAPPQPSTAPPQNSTAPPQPTTTGPPSSSNPKSTPASESYYVLALSAKLSTSLSLKNESATILNLIKEEMQSQGLPAGIIVELLGIGGVQLAP, from the exons ATGTTGCCGcctgtgttgctgctgctgctgctgttaatcAGCGGAGCTCAAGCTTCTTTTTATGGTGTTGTCTTCAACTACGCTTTTGGAAACCTTCAGCCAGGTGGATACGCA GTACCATATGACTTTAAGTTGAGCTACAACTCCTGTGAAGAATTCAACACTCAGACTTGTAATGGATACTGTAGTGGGCCAACTTATTCAATCGATGAAATCGGAGGTGAATGGTGTCAGAAAGGATATGCTGGCACTTTCTATTATCCATACCTGGATACGTTAGTTCAATC GGTCAGTACTTCAGCctggacagaaaacagaaatgggaTTGTATCATCGaaagcagttttgcagtttgacTTGAGAAACCGCTCTGACATCAACGAACCCAACTCATCGCCCCGGACCACCATCCTCCCTCTAGTCAG agTTCCTTCAAACTGTCAGAGAAACATCAACCTGCTGGTCTCTGATCCAGATGGAGACGACATTAGATGCAGATATGCAGCTGGATCAGAGTGTGACATCTGCACTCCTCCGTCTGTCCTCAGCCTCTCATCT TCTTGTTCTCTGTCATTCAGTCCCACTAACAGCAGCGATGAAGGTCCGTATGCGGTTCAGATGGTGGTGGAGGATTTTCCCAGGCAGAACGTCACTCTGACTGATGGCAGTGGTTCACAAGTGATGAAAACTGCCAGCGACGCCATCAGCACCATGCCtgtccagtttgtttttaaag TGGATCCCGCAGCTCCATCCTGCACAGAAGGTGAATATCTGCCCAGGTTTCTGCCTCCAACTCCACAGAACGGTGATCAGATCAACACCAACGTTAACCAGACTGTGGAAATCATCGTCAGAGCAGAAGCAATCCTGGCCGA CACCATGGAGCTCCTGTTCTCCGGGCCGTTCGGATTAACCAAGAGTTCATCAGGATCAGGAAACTTCACCCTGACATGGACACCATCGGCCAGTGAAGCAGGACTGAATCACCATCTCTGCTTCGTTGTCCAAGCAAA TTCCTCCGGCTCTGTTTACCAGTCTGACCTTCGATGCGTCTTTGTGACGGCTGGGAACA GTCCAGTCACAGCTTTCCCTCCAACTACAACTACACCTCCAACTACAACTACACCTCCACAACCCACAACTACACCTCCACAACCCACAACTACACCTCCACAACCCTCAACTGCACCTCCACAACCCTCAACTGCACCTCCACAACCCTCAACTGCACCTCCACAACCCACAACTACACCTCCACAACCCTCAACTGCACCTCCACAACCCTCAACTGCACCTCCACAACCCACAACTACACCTCCACAACCCTCAACTGCACCTCCACAACCCTCAACTGCACCTCCACAAAACTCAACTGCACCTCCACAACCCACAACAACTGGACCTCCTTCATCCTCCAACCCAAAATCAACACCAGCCTCAGAATCAT ATTATGTTTTGGCTCTGAGTGCAAAGCTTTCCACTTCACTGTCACTGAAGAATGAATCTGCAACCATCCTCAACCTG ATCAAAGAGGAGATGCAAAGTCAAGGACTGCCAGCAGGAATAATAGTGGAGCTGCTGGGCATTGGTGGAGTGCAACTCGCCCCCTAG